Proteins co-encoded in one Setaria viridis chromosome 9, Setaria_viridis_v4.0, whole genome shotgun sequence genomic window:
- the LOC117836374 gene encoding uncharacterized protein: protein MTSPSRSPPEWSCAQCTLLNPICSDSCEACEAPRPLEVDADSPVVVVAAPASPPRRCGRKRERSPAERPVEVHADSPVIVVDASASPPLRCGKKRERSPAVAEAEAPVEVHADTPTFVVDASASPPRRCGKKRGRSPAVAEAEPPVEVHTDTPTVLVDASGSPPRRCERKRERAASPDVVELCDSAGRGGDADGEDKAPAAKKANLGIHLDKKTFKIMTYNVWFREDMELSKRMDALGDLIKHHSPDFICFQEVTPYIHLLMQKSKWWQQYECLLSQEMAILKPYYCMQLSKVPVELSKYIPFSNSIMGRELCIASVSTGEMTKLVLATTHLESPCPAPPKWDQMYSKERVDQAKKSLEILGHCRNAILCGDMNWDDKGDGPFPLQDGWIDAWVELKPGENGWTYDTKANGMLSGNRKLQKRMDRFLCKLEDFKIDNIDMIGKEAIPGVSYFKEKKVRKEIRKIELPVFPSDHFGLVLTITKQGDGSF from the exons ATGACCTCCccctcccgctcgccgccggagtGGTCCTGCGCCCAGTGCACGCTGTTAAATCCCATCTGCTCCGATTCCTGCGAGGCATGCGAGGCCCCGCGCCCCTTGGAGGTCGACGCCGACAGCCCCGTCGTCGTGGTCGCCGCCCCCGCGTCGCCGCCTCGGCGGTGCGGGAGGAAGAGGGAACGCTCTCCGGCGGAGCGCCCCGTGGAGGTCCACGCCGATAGCCCCGTCATCGTGGTCGACGCCTCCGCGTCGCCCCCTCTGCGGTGCGGGAAGAAGAGGGAGCGCTCTCCGGCGgttgcggaggcggaggccccCGTGGAGGTCCACGCCGATACCCCCACCTTCGTGGTCGACGCCTCCGCGTCGCCCCCGCGGCGGTGCGGGAAGAAGAGGGGGCGCTCTCCGGCGGTTGCGGAGGCGGAGCCCCCCGTGGAGGTCCACACCGATACCCCCACCGTCTTGGTCGACGCCTCCGGGTCGCCCCCTCGGCGGTGCGAGAGGAAGAGGGAGCGCGCTGCGTCACCGGATGTCGTTGAGCTCTGCGATAgcgcgggccgcggcggggacGCGGACGGGGAGGACAAGGCGCCCGCCGCCAAGAAAG CAAATCTAGGGATTCATTTGGATAAGAAGACCTTCAAAATCATGACATACAATGTCTGGTTCCGGGAGGATATGGAACTGAGCAAAAGAATGGATGCTCTTGGAGATCTTATTAAGCACCACAGCCCGGACTTTATATGCTTCCAG GAGGTTACACCATACATACATCTTCTTATGCAAAAATCTAAATGGTGGCAACAATACGAATGCTTGTTGTCACAGGAGATGGCTATTCTGAAGCCATATTACTGCATGCAG TTGAGCAAAGTGCCAGTTGAGCTATCTAAATACATCCCATTTTCTAACTCAATAATGGGAAGGGAACTTTGCATCGCAAGTGTTAGCACAGGAGAGATGACGAAGTTGGTGTTAGCCACAACCCACCTAGAGAGCCCATGTCCTGCACCTCCTAAGTGGGACCAGATGTACAGCAAAGAACGCGTAGATCAGGCAAAGAAATCCCTGGAAATTCTGGGACATTGCCGCAATGCAATACTCTGTGGGGACATGAACTGGGATGATAAAGGAGACGGTCCCTTCCCTCTGCAGGACGGGTGGATTGATGCTTGGGTTGAGCTGAAGCCTGGAGAGAATGGCTGGACCTACGACACGAAGGCCAACGGCATGCTGTCAGGCAACCGCAAGCTGCAGAAACGAATGGACCGGTTTCTGTGCAAGCTGGAAGACTTCAAGATTGACAACATTGATATGATCGGGAAGGAGGCGATACCGGGCGTGTCATACTTCAAGGAGAAGAAGGTTCGGAAAGAGATCCGGAAGATTGAACTGCCTGTCTTCCCTAGTGACCACTTTGGTCTTGTTTTGACCATCACCAAGCAGGGGGATGGCAGCTTCTGA